The following coding sequences lie in one Arthrobacter sp. SLBN-122 genomic window:
- a CDS encoding type IV toxin-antitoxin system AbiEi family antitoxin: MATPPASPAARSGREASTAAFRAGCQANGAEPPAPPRFPDLYAPGVPFAGPELQSLAADGLLARFHQHGYTLPGIPASPQMRARAAAGAVPPAIRQRVVAGRLTAAWIYGCAGEPDRLALLVDAKRRVSSLRNTRGCTLHEVKLGPFDVVSLGGLMVSSPLRTALDIALHVEAERAVPALAGLLARPQHDVRLRLLVRAIEATPRVPHKRAALEKLALLAPALVPGGAVDVEHAVDPPDGTEHVAEVLGVPHLESEL, from the coding sequence ATGGCCACACCTCCAGCTTCCCCAGCCGCCCGATCGGGCAGGGAAGCGTCCACTGCCGCTTTCCGGGCGGGCTGCCAGGCGAACGGCGCGGAGCCCCCGGCACCGCCGCGCTTTCCCGACCTGTACGCACCCGGCGTGCCGTTCGCCGGCCCTGAATTGCAGTCCCTGGCCGCCGACGGGCTGCTGGCCCGCTTCCACCAGCACGGCTACACCCTCCCCGGAATTCCGGCATCGCCGCAAATGCGGGCCAGGGCTGCGGCTGGAGCAGTCCCACCAGCCATCCGGCAGCGTGTCGTGGCCGGAAGGCTGACTGCCGCCTGGATCTACGGCTGCGCCGGGGAACCGGACAGGCTGGCGCTGCTGGTTGATGCCAAGCGGAGGGTGTCCAGCCTCCGGAATACGCGCGGCTGCACGCTGCACGAGGTGAAGCTCGGACCGTTCGATGTGGTCAGCCTGGGCGGACTGATGGTCTCCAGCCCGCTGCGCACCGCCCTCGATATCGCCCTGCACGTGGAGGCCGAACGCGCCGTCCCGGCACTGGCCGGGTTGCTCGCCCGGCCGCAGCACGACGTCAGGCTCCGCCTCCTGGTGCGCGCCATCGAGGCTACCCCGCGGGTCCCGCACAAACGGGCTGCTTTGGAAAAGCTCGCGCTGCTAGCTCCGGCGCTTGTTCCCGGTGGTGCGGTAGACGTCGAACACGCCGTCGATCCGCCGGACGGCACTGAGCACGTGGCTGAGGTACTTGGGGTCCCCCATCTCGAAAGCGAACTTTGA
- the aspS gene encoding aspartate--tRNA ligase yields MLRTHDLGSLRSEHIGQTVTLAGWVGRRRDHGGVAFVDLRDASGVAQVVVREEEVFHGLRNEYVLQVKGTVSRRPEGNENPALATGDIEVIAEDVTILNTSDPLPFQIDEHVEVGEEARLKHRYLDLRRPGPSRNLRLRSEANRVARELLHHEGYVEIETPTLTRSTPEGARDFLVPARLAPGSWYALPQSPQLFKQLLQVGGFEKYYQIARCYRDEDFRADRQPEFTQLDIEASFVDQDDIIRLGENIVKAVWQLIGVDIPTPIQRITYADAMARYGSDKPDLRFGQELTELTDFFKDTNFGVFKAPYVGAVVMPGGASQARRALDAWQEWAKQRGAKGLAYVLYKEDGELAGPVAKNLTEIERAGLADAVGAKPGDCIFFAAGEKTPSRALLGAARVEIGHRTGLIDPTAWAFCWVVDAPMFEPAAAAVASGDVAVGGGQWTAVHHAFTSPKPEFLDTFDKDPESALSYAYDIVCNGNEIGGGSIRIHQRDVQERVFELMGLDKDDAQTKFGFLLEGFKYGAPPHGGIAFGWDRVVSLLAGVESIRDVIAFPKSGGGHDPLTDAPAPITPQQRKEAGVDFKPEAKKPEEKKPEEKQ; encoded by the coding sequence GTGCTGCGCACACATGACCTCGGATCCCTTCGTTCCGAGCACATTGGACAAACCGTAACCCTGGCCGGCTGGGTGGGCCGCCGCCGTGATCACGGTGGTGTGGCATTCGTGGACCTGCGCGATGCTTCCGGCGTGGCCCAGGTGGTGGTCCGCGAGGAAGAAGTGTTCCACGGACTGCGTAACGAGTACGTCCTGCAGGTCAAGGGCACGGTATCCAGGCGCCCGGAAGGCAACGAGAACCCGGCGCTGGCCACGGGCGACATCGAGGTCATCGCCGAGGACGTCACCATCCTCAACACCTCGGACCCGCTGCCGTTCCAGATCGACGAGCACGTGGAAGTCGGCGAGGAAGCCCGGCTCAAGCACCGCTACCTGGACCTTCGCCGTCCCGGCCCCAGCCGCAACCTGCGCCTCCGTTCCGAGGCGAACCGGGTGGCGCGCGAGCTGCTCCACCATGAGGGCTACGTGGAGATCGAGACACCCACACTGACCCGTTCGACGCCGGAAGGCGCCCGTGACTTCCTGGTTCCGGCACGCCTGGCCCCGGGTTCCTGGTACGCGCTGCCGCAGTCCCCGCAGCTGTTCAAGCAGCTGCTGCAGGTGGGCGGCTTCGAAAAGTACTACCAGATTGCCCGCTGCTACCGTGACGAGGACTTCCGCGCGGACCGGCAGCCGGAGTTCACCCAGCTGGACATCGAGGCGAGCTTCGTGGACCAGGACGACATCATCCGGCTGGGCGAAAACATCGTCAAAGCGGTATGGCAGCTCATCGGCGTCGACATCCCCACGCCCATCCAGCGCATCACGTATGCCGATGCGATGGCGCGCTACGGCTCGGACAAGCCGGACCTGCGTTTCGGCCAGGAACTGACCGAGCTCACCGACTTCTTCAAGGACACCAACTTCGGCGTATTCAAGGCACCCTACGTCGGCGCCGTCGTCATGCCCGGTGGCGCCTCACAGGCGCGCCGCGCCCTTGACGCCTGGCAGGAATGGGCCAAGCAGCGCGGCGCCAAGGGCCTGGCTTATGTCCTGTACAAGGAAGACGGCGAGCTTGCCGGCCCGGTGGCCAAGAACCTCACCGAGATCGAGCGCGCGGGCCTGGCTGACGCCGTTGGCGCCAAGCCCGGCGACTGCATCTTCTTCGCAGCGGGTGAGAAGACGCCGTCGCGTGCCCTGCTGGGCGCTGCACGCGTCGAGATCGGCCACCGCACGGGCCTGATCGACCCCACCGCCTGGGCCTTCTGCTGGGTCGTGGACGCGCCGATGTTCGAGCCGGCCGCAGCCGCTGTTGCCTCGGGCGATGTCGCCGTCGGCGGAGGGCAGTGGACCGCTGTCCACCACGCCTTCACCTCGCCCAAGCCGGAGTTCCTTGACACTTTTGACAAGGATCCCGAGTCGGCACTTTCCTATGCCTACGACATCGTCTGCAACGGCAACGAAATCGGCGGCGGGTCCATCCGTATCCACCAGCGTGACGTGCAGGAGCGCGTGTTTGAGCTGATGGGCCTGGACAAGGATGATGCCCAGACGAAGTTCGGCTTCCTGCTGGAGGGGTTCAAGTACGGCGCCCCGCCGCACGGCGGCATTGCCTTCGGCTGGGACCGGGTGGTGTCGCTGCTGGCGGGCGTTGAGTCCATCCGCGACGTCATCGCTTTCCCGAAGTCCGGCGGCGGCCACGACCCCCTGACGGATGCTCCGGCCCCCATCACGCCGCAGCAGCGCAAGGAGGCAGGCGTGGACTTCAAGCCTGAGGCGAAGAAGCCGGAAGAGAAGAAGCCCGAAGAGAAGCAGTAG
- the hisS gene encoding histidine--tRNA ligase, with protein MARTASLSGFPEWLPEERLVELHVLDTLRRVFELHGFSSIETRAVETVGQLLRKGEIDKEVYGLSRLQEDESDNPVKGGKADPHALALHFDLTVPFARYVVENAGYLAFPFRRYQIQKVWRGERPQEGRAREFTQADIDVVGDGELPFRYDVEIALVIAEALSALPIPDFRLRINNRKLAEGFYRGIGLDDTAGVLRSIDKLEKIGPAKVAELLKAELGATDEQAQKALQLAAIRTEDTSFVAQVRALGVTNELLDEGLDELEQVIDAAVQRAPGKVLADLSIARGLDYYTGTVVETVLVGHEQLGSICSGGRYDALASKGNRKFPGVGLSIGVTRLVSRILSQDLARASRSVPTAVLVALNHDNSWGTAQDVAALLRSRGIPTEVAAKAEKFGKQIKFADRRGIPFVWFTDEDGTHQVKDIRTGEQVLAAPETWMPPLEDLAVQVETTAAAASV; from the coding sequence ATGGCACGCACCGCCTCCCTGTCCGGATTCCCCGAGTGGCTTCCCGAGGAGCGGCTGGTGGAGCTGCATGTGCTCGATACCCTGCGCCGGGTCTTTGAACTGCACGGGTTCTCGTCGATCGAAACCCGCGCCGTGGAAACGGTGGGGCAGCTGCTGCGCAAAGGCGAGATCGACAAGGAAGTGTACGGACTGAGCCGGCTCCAGGAGGACGAGAGCGATAACCCCGTCAAGGGCGGCAAAGCCGACCCCCACGCGCTTGCGCTGCATTTCGACCTGACGGTGCCCTTCGCCCGCTACGTGGTGGAGAACGCCGGCTACCTGGCCTTTCCCTTCCGCCGCTACCAGATCCAAAAGGTGTGGCGCGGCGAACGGCCCCAGGAAGGCCGGGCGCGCGAGTTCACCCAGGCGGACATCGACGTGGTGGGCGACGGCGAGCTTCCGTTCCGTTACGACGTCGAGATCGCGTTGGTCATCGCCGAGGCACTCAGTGCCCTGCCCATCCCTGATTTCCGCCTCAGGATCAACAACCGCAAGCTCGCTGAAGGTTTCTACCGGGGCATCGGCCTCGATGACACCGCTGGCGTGCTGCGCAGTATCGACAAGCTCGAAAAAATCGGTCCCGCAAAGGTGGCCGAGCTGCTGAAGGCGGAACTCGGCGCCACCGACGAACAGGCGCAGAAAGCCCTGCAGCTGGCTGCCATCCGCACCGAAGACACGTCGTTTGTGGCCCAGGTCCGCGCCCTGGGCGTCACCAACGAACTCCTTGATGAAGGCCTGGACGAGCTGGAGCAGGTCATCGACGCGGCCGTGCAGCGCGCTCCGGGAAAAGTGCTGGCTGACCTCAGCATCGCCCGCGGCCTGGACTACTACACCGGCACAGTGGTGGAAACCGTATTGGTGGGCCACGAACAGCTGGGATCCATTTGTTCCGGCGGCCGGTACGACGCCCTGGCGTCGAAGGGCAACCGGAAGTTTCCGGGGGTTGGGCTTTCCATCGGCGTCACCCGCCTGGTGTCCCGGATCCTGAGCCAGGACCTCGCCAGAGCTTCCCGCTCCGTTCCCACCGCAGTGCTGGTGGCCCTGAACCATGACAACAGCTGGGGTACAGCCCAGGACGTTGCCGCACTGCTGCGCAGCCGGGGCATCCCCACGGAAGTTGCGGCCAAGGCGGAGAAGTTCGGCAAGCAGATCAAGTTCGCAGACCGCAGGGGAATCCCATTTGTGTGGTTCACGGATGAGGACGGCACCCACCAGGTGAAGGACATCCGCACCGGCGAGCAGGTGCTGGCGGCCCCTGAGACCTGGATGCCGCCCCTGGAGGACCTGGCGGTGCAGGTGGAGACCACCGCGGCCGCAGCCTCCGTCTAG
- a CDS encoding DUF349 domain-containing protein gives MTDSQKSDETATDVTETAAPAEVGGTDADADAGQSPVTPEAAASNEGAGQAAENQSAENQGADQSAGDQDSGTAAEESAPAAAASNAPAPGPRPSAPSPAAFASRPKPAAAAPAAAAAPAAPGTSVAEASKWGRVEGDGHVYLTIDGEEHPVGQYPGVSDDEALLYFARKYDDVVAQIVLLEQRVSSKAPSTDMQKTVTHLREQLAERNMVGDLRSAEARLDKLAGQITELEKAEKAEHDAVRASELAAREAIVAEAEEISGQDPAQTQWKTSSARMNELFENWKAAQKSGVRLGRSNEDALWKRFRAARTVFDRHRRAYFSQLDSNNSAAKAAKEKLIAEAEALSTSTDWGYAAGEYRRLMDQWKASPRASRKDDDALWARFRAAQDVFFTSRQAANEEIDQEYAANLTVKEALLDEANAILPVKDLAAAKKALQSVRDRWEEAGKVPRADMGRIEAGLRKVEDAVRYAEEEQWQRSNPERKARTNSALSQLESAIAGLQDDLAKAEKSGDQRKIKAAQEALEARQAWLDQIQRSASELA, from the coding sequence GTGACAGACAGTCAGAAATCCGACGAAACAGCAACAGACGTGACCGAAACAGCGGCTCCGGCCGAGGTCGGCGGTACTGATGCCGATGCCGATGCCGGGCAGTCCCCCGTAACCCCTGAAGCCGCGGCTTCTAACGAGGGTGCAGGGCAGGCCGCCGAAAACCAAAGCGCTGAGAACCAGGGCGCGGACCAGAGCGCTGGGGACCAGGACAGCGGGACCGCCGCTGAAGAGTCCGCGCCTGCCGCGGCGGCTTCCAACGCCCCGGCTCCCGGACCGCGGCCCTCCGCTCCGTCTCCCGCAGCTTTCGCATCGCGTCCCAAGCCTGCTGCCGCCGCTCCCGCCGCAGCCGCGGCTCCTGCTGCGCCCGGCACATCTGTTGCCGAGGCTTCCAAATGGGGCAGGGTGGAGGGGGACGGCCACGTCTACCTGACCATCGATGGCGAGGAACACCCCGTGGGCCAGTACCCGGGCGTCAGCGACGACGAAGCGCTGCTGTACTTCGCGCGGAAATACGACGACGTTGTGGCCCAGATCGTGCTCCTGGAGCAGCGGGTCAGCTCCAAGGCCCCCAGCACCGACATGCAGAAGACCGTAACGCACCTGCGTGAACAGCTTGCCGAACGGAACATGGTGGGTGACCTCCGCTCAGCCGAGGCGCGCCTGGACAAGCTGGCAGGCCAGATCACCGAACTGGAAAAGGCCGAAAAGGCCGAGCACGACGCCGTGCGCGCTTCCGAGCTCGCAGCCCGCGAAGCCATCGTGGCGGAAGCAGAGGAAATCTCCGGCCAGGATCCCGCGCAGACGCAATGGAAGACCTCCAGTGCGCGGATGAACGAGCTCTTCGAGAACTGGAAGGCAGCCCAGAAGAGCGGTGTCCGCCTGGGCCGCAGCAACGAAGACGCCCTGTGGAAGCGCTTCCGTGCCGCCCGCACCGTCTTCGACCGGCACCGTCGGGCCTACTTCTCGCAGTTGGACAGCAACAACTCCGCCGCAAAGGCCGCCAAGGAGAAATTGATTGCCGAGGCCGAGGCGCTCTCCACGTCCACCGATTGGGGCTATGCTGCCGGTGAATACCGCCGGTTGATGGACCAGTGGAAGGCCTCTCCTCGGGCAAGCCGCAAGGACGACGACGCCCTCTGGGCGAGGTTCCGCGCCGCCCAGGACGTCTTCTTCACCTCCCGCCAGGCCGCCAACGAGGAGATCGACCAGGAGTATGCCGCCAACCTGACCGTGAAGGAGGCGCTGCTGGACGAGGCCAACGCCATCCTGCCCGTGAAGGACCTGGCAGCAGCCAAGAAGGCACTCCAGTCCGTCCGTGACCGGTGGGAGGAAGCCGGCAAGGTTCCCCGCGCAGACATGGGCCGGATCGAGGCCGGGCTGCGGAAGGTCGAAGACGCCGTGCGCTATGCGGAGGAAGAGCAGTGGCAGCGGTCCAACCCCGAGCGCAAGGCACGCACCAACAGCGCGCTCTCGCAGCTGGAATCCGCTATCGCCGGGCTCCAGGACGACCTTGCCAAGGCTGAGAAGAGCGGCGACCAGCGCAAGATCAAGGCTGCCCAGGAAGCACTCGAGGCACGCCAGGCCTGGCTGGACCAGATCCAACGTTCTGCCAGCGAGCTTGCCTGA
- a CDS encoding peptidylprolyl isomerase, whose amino-acid sequence MAASSRSARETKRRIQQMEAKRELRRTQEKRRKRDNLVAAGAGTAVVLLAVVLQLTAFAGNPTEDEYAAAQAGLTDPSASASAPATPSAPPTNAPNIPAADTAAGKTFTGELLLNGSPLGVEVDGTKAPQAAAVFKSLSDEGYFNGKSCHRLTTADQFGVLQCGSPNGDGQGDPNYTWGPLENTPADNTYPAGTIAVARTGNNAYGNGTQFFIVYKDTVIPADTAGGYTVVGKVTSGLDVVSNIAAAGITPAAGDTDGAPKQPVTIDSFSLK is encoded by the coding sequence TTGGCGGCCAGTTCACGCAGTGCACGCGAAACAAAGCGGCGCATCCAGCAGATGGAGGCCAAGCGTGAGCTCCGGCGCACGCAGGAGAAGCGCCGGAAGCGCGACAACCTCGTGGCCGCCGGCGCCGGAACCGCCGTCGTGCTGCTCGCCGTCGTCCTCCAACTCACGGCGTTCGCCGGAAATCCCACCGAGGACGAATATGCCGCCGCGCAGGCAGGGCTGACGGATCCGTCCGCCTCTGCAAGCGCACCGGCCACACCCTCGGCACCGCCAACCAACGCACCCAACATTCCGGCAGCGGACACCGCAGCGGGAAAGACGTTCACGGGCGAGCTGCTGCTGAACGGCAGCCCGCTGGGCGTGGAAGTGGACGGGACCAAGGCTCCGCAGGCGGCGGCAGTGTTCAAGTCGCTCAGCGACGAAGGCTACTTCAACGGCAAGTCATGCCACCGACTCACCACGGCGGACCAGTTCGGCGTGCTGCAGTGCGGCTCCCCCAACGGCGACGGGCAGGGGGACCCGAACTACACGTGGGGTCCGCTGGAGAACACCCCCGCCGACAACACCTATCCTGCAGGCACCATCGCCGTGGCCCGCACGGGAAACAATGCCTACGGCAATGGAACACAGTTCTTCATTGTGTACAAGGACACCGTCATTCCTGCGGACACGGCAGGCGGCTATACCGTGGTGGGAAAGGTGACGTCCGGGCTTGATGTCGTGTCCAATATCGCCGCCGCAGGCATCACCCCCGCCGCCGGCGACACGGACGGCGCGCCAAAACAACCAGTCACGATAGACTCGTTCTCTCTGAAGTAG
- a CDS encoding APC family permease: protein MSEPQQLQRRLGTFDATAIGLGSMLGAGVFVVFSPAAALAGNLLVLAVAVAGIVAYCNAVASAALAAKYPTSGGTYVYGRKQLGEWPGFLAGWGFVTGKTASCAAMALTFGSYVAHDYAVPVAVGAVVALTGVNLLGITRTALLTRILLCMVLATLVFVGIAAVLGPHPAAQPAGVPSGGAAGVLPAAGLMFFAFAGYARIATLGEEVRNPERAIPRAILAALAAAFAIYLLLALLLQAHLGAQLGSARTPLLDAVLDSRLAAAAPLVQAGAAAACLGALLALITGVGRTTLAMARERDLPGPLARVGGAHTVPFVAELAVAAVVILLLLTTDVMTVVGFSSFGVLVYYAVANASAFTLAAHPGYAPRWLNMLGFLGCVVLAFTLPPASVLTMAAVLAAGVAGRWLVLRFRQHEPAS, encoded by the coding sequence ATGAGCGAACCGCAGCAGCTGCAACGCAGGCTGGGAACCTTTGACGCCACCGCCATCGGCCTGGGTTCCATGCTGGGCGCCGGTGTGTTTGTGGTGTTCTCCCCGGCCGCGGCGCTTGCGGGCAATCTCCTGGTCCTGGCCGTGGCCGTTGCCGGAATTGTTGCGTACTGCAACGCCGTGGCCTCCGCAGCCCTGGCGGCCAAGTACCCCACCAGCGGCGGAACCTACGTCTACGGCCGGAAACAGCTCGGCGAATGGCCGGGATTCCTGGCCGGCTGGGGTTTCGTGACCGGTAAGACGGCGTCCTGCGCAGCCATGGCGTTGACATTCGGCAGCTATGTGGCGCATGACTACGCGGTCCCGGTCGCCGTGGGCGCCGTCGTGGCCCTGACCGGCGTCAACCTGTTGGGCATCACCCGGACAGCCCTGCTGACGCGGATCCTGCTGTGCATGGTCCTGGCAACCCTGGTGTTCGTTGGCATCGCGGCCGTGCTGGGTCCGCACCCGGCCGCGCAGCCGGCAGGTGTGCCTTCCGGGGGTGCGGCCGGTGTCCTCCCTGCCGCCGGCCTGATGTTCTTCGCGTTTGCGGGATATGCCCGGATCGCCACGCTGGGCGAAGAGGTTAGGAATCCCGAACGTGCCATCCCCCGTGCCATCCTCGCAGCCCTGGCGGCCGCCTTCGCCATCTACCTGCTGCTGGCCCTGCTCCTGCAGGCACACCTCGGGGCGCAGCTTGGGTCCGCCAGGACTCCCCTGCTGGACGCCGTCCTGGACAGCCGGCTGGCAGCGGCGGCCCCGCTGGTGCAGGCAGGAGCTGCCGCGGCGTGCCTGGGCGCCCTACTGGCGCTGATAACGGGCGTAGGGAGGACAACGCTGGCCATGGCGAGGGAGCGCGATCTCCCGGGACCGCTGGCCAGGGTGGGCGGCGCCCACACGGTTCCGTTCGTCGCCGAACTGGCCGTGGCCGCCGTCGTCATCCTGCTGCTCCTGACCACCGACGTGATGACCGTGGTGGGCTTTTCAAGCTTCGGCGTGCTGGTCTACTACGCAGTCGCCAACGCGTCCGCCTTTACCCTTGCCGCCCACCCCGGTTACGCTCCGCGCTGGCTGAACATGCTGGGCTTCCTGGGGTGCGTGGTGCTTGCCTTCACTTTGCCGCCCGCGTCGGTCCTGACCATGGCGGCGGTCCTTGCCGCCGGGGTGGCTGGACGCTGGCTGGTGCTGCGGTTCCGGCAGCACGAGCCAGCGTCGTAA